A single region of the Candidatus Cloacimonas sp. genome encodes:
- a CDS encoding efflux RND transporter periplasmic adaptor subunit, with protein MRKKWWIIIGIIVLIVAGLLFAKSCGKKKQPEKVQATEEETYTVKRGDISSRIEITGEVQPKAMVSLKSKVSGKIVKFYADENDYVTSGQIIADIEPDYNQANTLFNTKAMLQKAEINLKNARKDLTDKTVLLQQHFISQDEFNKATDALQEAEIEYAQASSQYEMIRDLDVPGKVTHVYATSSGVVIERDINEGEMVQSSLTSFGEGTVIMKIADLNQMIIKSNINEVDISKFKLSQNAEISLDALPYDKYEGKVIRIAPQAIIENNAKVFPIEISINATGKTAKPGMTANVTILADSRENVLVIPIRAVFSNDKNQDIVYLVTGNKTPTPAPKTKGKEKTEVTANNVATPVKLGTNDLLQVEVIEGLKEGDKILLNEPGTAKNNFMMM; from the coding sequence ATGCGTAAGAAATGGTGGATCATAATCGGAATAATCGTTCTGATTGTAGCTGGCTTGCTTTTTGCCAAAAGCTGCGGCAAAAAGAAACAACCGGAAAAAGTTCAGGCAACGGAAGAAGAGACCTATACTGTAAAGCGGGGTGACATATCTTCTCGGATAGAAATTACCGGTGAAGTTCAGCCCAAAGCAATGGTTTCTCTGAAGTCCAAAGTCAGCGGTAAAATAGTAAAGTTTTATGCCGATGAAAATGATTATGTTACCTCCGGGCAGATAATTGCCGATATTGAACCGGACTATAATCAAGCAAATACATTGTTTAACACGAAAGCGATGTTGCAAAAAGCAGAAATAAACCTGAAAAATGCGCGTAAGGATTTGACTGACAAAACCGTTCTTTTGCAGCAACATTTTATCTCTCAGGATGAATTTAATAAGGCAACCGATGCTTTACAGGAAGCGGAAATTGAATATGCTCAAGCCAGCAGTCAATATGAAATGATTCGCGATTTGGATGTGCCAGGAAAAGTTACTCATGTTTATGCCACTTCCAGCGGAGTTGTTATTGAGCGTGATATCAACGAAGGAGAAATGGTTCAATCCAGTTTAACGAGTTTTGGAGAAGGCACGGTGATAATGAAAATTGCCGATTTGAACCAAATGATCATTAAAAGTAACATCAACGAAGTGGATATTTCGAAATTCAAACTGAGCCAAAATGCGGAAATATCTTTAGATGCGCTTCCTTATGATAAATACGAAGGAAAAGTCATTAGAATCGCTCCTCAAGCTATCATCGAAAATAATGCCAAGGTCTTTCCCATTGAAATTAGCATAAATGCCACGGGAAAAACCGCAAAACCTGGAATGACAGCTAATGTAACTATTCTGGCAGATTCGCGTGAAAATGTTTTGGTAATTCCCATTCGAGCCGTGTTCAGCAACGATAAAAATCAGGATATCGTTTATCTGGTGACAGGAAACAAGACCCCAACTCCCGCTCCCAAAACTAAAGGTAAAGAAAAAACAGAGGTAACTGCCAATAATGTGGCAACTCCGGTAAAGCTGGGGACGAATGACTTATTGCAAGTAGAAGTGATTGAAGGGCTTAAGGAAGGCGATAAAATTCTGCTGAACGAACCCGGAACAGCTAAAAACAACTTTATGATGATGTAA
- a CDS encoding ATP-binding cassette domain-containing protein translates to MIKIDKLSRYFGDIKAVDEISFCIQDKEIVGFLGPNGAGKTTTLRMIVGYLQPTSGNIEIDGESIFANPLKASSQIGYLPEQNPLYDEMSVYEALAYFASLRKLKKDYFMQRLDFVVKNCGLKEVLYQRIGTLSKGYRQRTGLAQAILHDPRIIIMDEPTSGLDPNQIIEIRELIRELGKEKMVLLSSHIMQEVQALCDRVVIINKGKIIVDDTKDNLPNYLIKSRMLNLEVQGENIDFSEFLAMYPFVEAEILSQTETTCEIGFYETQEIDLRQELSSYIRQKGWLILELSASKLSLESIFHELTEGENIVTEEEANVEEQTEQTETECSSEDGE, encoded by the coding sequence ATGATTAAAATTGATAAACTTAGCCGCTATTTTGGCGATATCAAAGCCGTGGATGAAATCAGTTTCTGCATTCAGGATAAGGAAATAGTTGGCTTTTTAGGACCCAATGGAGCCGGAAAAACCACTACCCTCAGAATGATTGTGGGCTATTTGCAACCCACTTCTGGCAACATAGAAATTGATGGAGAAAGCATTTTTGCCAATCCTTTGAAAGCCAGCAGTCAAATTGGCTATTTACCCGAACAAAATCCTCTCTATGATGAAATGAGCGTTTATGAGGCATTGGCATATTTTGCTTCTTTACGCAAACTGAAAAAGGATTATTTTATGCAGCGTTTGGATTTCGTGGTGAAAAACTGCGGACTGAAAGAGGTCTTATATCAAAGAATAGGAACACTTTCCAAGGGTTATCGTCAACGCACTGGTTTGGCACAGGCAATTTTACACGATCCCCGGATTATCATTATGGACGAGCCAACTTCTGGGCTTGATCCCAATCAAATAATTGAAATTAGAGAGCTGATTCGAGAATTGGGAAAGGAAAAAATGGTATTGCTCTCCAGTCATATAATGCAAGAAGTGCAAGCATTATGTGACAGGGTGGTAATTATCAATAAAGGCAAAATCATTGTGGATGACACAAAAGATAACTTACCTAACTATTTAATCAAGAGCCGAATGCTGAATCTGGAAGTGCAAGGTGAAAATATTGATTTTTCCGAGTTTTTGGCAATGTATCCTTTTGTGGAAGCAGAGATATTGTCCCAAACCGAAACAACTTGCGAAATCGGTTTTTATGAAACACAAGAAATTGATTTACGCCAAGAACTTTCCAGCTATATCAGACAAAAAGGTTGGTTGATTTTAGAATTATCTGCCAGTAAACTAAGCTTGGAATCTATTTTCCACGAGCTTACGGAGGGTGAAAACATTGTAACGGAAGAAGAAGCAAATGTTGAAGAGCAGACAGAGCAAACCGAAACGGAATGCTCTTCAGAGGATGGAGAATAA
- a CDS encoding ABC transporter permease subunit encodes MKTVFTIAKKEFQVAMRSVSTYIVFVLFLVIIGVIFSNMVFKIARAELRFLFEMIHIIFLFYIPAITMGSIAKERQSGTLELLSTLPIKLSSIIWGKILAALYQLITIIILTLICFGIIVIFGEGIDYGAIICGYIGLILAGLAYTSIGVFASSFPSNQILAFVLALLISAVFYLLKFILPLLPFSIVPVFQYLSFDYHLSSSLKGVIDTRDILFFLGVTVIFALLAQFNLQSKNLMQER; translated from the coding sequence ATGAAAACTGTTTTTACCATTGCCAAAAAAGAATTTCAGGTTGCCATGCGTTCTGTTTCCACCTACATTGTTTTTGTCCTGTTTTTAGTGATTATCGGCGTTATTTTTTCCAATATGGTGTTCAAGATTGCCCGAGCCGAACTGCGCTTTTTGTTTGAAATGATTCATATCATCTTTTTGTTTTACATACCTGCCATAACAATGGGAAGCATAGCGAAAGAAAGACAAAGCGGAACTTTGGAATTGCTATCCACTTTGCCGATCAAGCTTTCCTCCATTATTTGGGGGAAAATTTTGGCTGCTTTATATCAGTTAATCACGATTATTATCCTCACGCTGATATGCTTTGGCATAATTGTTATTTTTGGCGAAGGAATAGATTACGGGGCAATAATTTGTGGCTATATTGGTTTAATTCTGGCTGGTCTTGCCTACACTTCCATCGGAGTGTTCGCTTCCAGTTTTCCCAGTAATCAAATATTGGCTTTCGTGCTGGCTTTGCTGATTTCAGCTGTCTTTTATCTGCTGAAATTCATTTTACCACTTTTGCCGTTTAGCATTGTGCCGGTGTTTCAATATCTCAGTTTTGATTATCATTTGAGCAGTTCTTTAAAGGGTGTGATAGATACGCGCGATATTCTCTTTTTCTTGGGTGTAACGGTTATTTTTGCGCTTTTGGCACAATTTAATCTGCAAAGTAAAAATCTGATGCAGGAGCGTTAA
- a CDS encoding Gldg family protein, translating into MKKAKKTSSILGNLLIKLAIVLMVLLIGSYAKVRWDFSQNKAYSLSQVSKDAVKTLKDNMVVKLYSSKDLPAQMSASDRYVKDLLEEYKQAGKGKFHYDFITGLTQEELKNKAQLYGIPTMYFQIFENDKTTTKEIIYGLVFEYQGNFESLNILPDMQNQLEYEMTLKIQKIARSSLPDISVYADTLYSVMPKTKYENELNSNYNVHLTDLMTPPQQTPVMIFHAGFDSLTTTQLYNLDQYIMKGGNLVVLADKIASNGERVLEIDSNLFSFLENYGIKFSNAIAMDIFCDSRQMGVDTNISFPIYPVLRGSQHPITKNISNIIIYMGNGIMFNRKPGLKLQTILATSTNSALLEGPDYELDPNLFISPDPKVFTKPPIPLGVIVEGKMESYFAKQTQNQKPGFVPETTKSKIVVFGDRELYIDPDKPIYENRYKIILNAADWIMNRKDMISIRSRQLQESILDIPYYMHKRNLIWGDPAKTELRIKLGINIAATFLPSLILILVGGIMALRRKRNLKKVNEEN; encoded by the coding sequence ATGAAAAAGGCAAAAAAAACCAGTTCCATTCTGGGCAACCTGTTAATCAAGCTGGCAATCGTTCTGATGGTTTTGTTGATTGGCTCCTATGCCAAAGTGCGATGGGATTTTTCCCAAAATAAAGCATATTCCCTTTCGCAGGTTAGCAAAGATGCGGTTAAAACGCTGAAAGACAATATGGTTGTGAAACTATACTCCAGCAAGGATTTACCTGCTCAGATGAGTGCTTCCGATCGCTATGTGAAAGACCTTTTGGAAGAGTATAAACAGGCAGGGAAGGGAAAATTTCATTATGATTTTATTACTGGTCTTACGCAGGAAGAACTGAAAAATAAAGCTCAACTTTATGGCATTCCGACAATGTATTTCCAGATTTTTGAAAATGACAAAACCACTACCAAAGAGATTATTTACGGCTTAGTATTTGAATATCAGGGCAATTTTGAGTCCTTAAACATATTACCGGATATGCAAAATCAGCTGGAATATGAAATGACCCTCAAAATTCAGAAAATTGCCCGCTCTTCTTTACCTGACATTTCCGTTTATGCTGATACGCTTTATTCCGTTATGCCCAAAACGAAATATGAAAATGAGCTTAATTCCAATTACAATGTCCATTTAACCGATTTGATGACTCCTCCGCAACAGACCCCAGTAATGATTTTCCACGCCGGATTTGATTCTTTAACCACTACCCAATTGTATAATTTAGACCAATATATAATGAAAGGTGGAAACCTGGTTGTTTTAGCCGATAAGATTGCTTCCAACGGAGAAAGAGTTTTGGAAATAGATTCCAATCTCTTTTCTTTTCTGGAAAATTACGGCATCAAATTCAGCAATGCCATTGCTATGGATATTTTCTGCGATTCCAGACAAATGGGGGTGGACACTAATATTTCTTTTCCCATTTATCCTGTCTTAAGGGGTTCCCAACATCCCATTACAAAGAATATTTCCAATATTATCATATATATGGGCAATGGGATTATGTTCAATCGAAAGCCCGGTTTGAAATTGCAAACCATTCTGGCTACATCCACAAATAGCGCACTTTTGGAAGGGCCAGATTATGAACTTGATCCGAACTTGTTCATAAGCCCCGATCCCAAAGTATTCACTAAGCCCCCCATTCCTTTGGGAGTTATTGTGGAAGGCAAAATGGAAAGCTATTTTGCCAAGCAAACTCAAAACCAAAAACCGGGTTTTGTGCCGGAAACCACTAAGAGCAAAATAGTGGTTTTTGGAGATAGAGAACTGTATATAGACCCCGATAAACCCATTTATGAAAATAGATATAAGATAATCTTAAATGCCGCGGATTGGATTATGAACCGCAAAGATATGATTTCCATTCGTTCTCGTCAATTACAGGAAAGCATTTTGGATATTCCCTATTATATGCATAAAAGGAATCTCATCTGGGGTGACCCGGCAAAAACGGAACTAAGAATAAAACTCGGCATCAACATCGCTGCAACATTCTTACCTTCTTTAATTCTTATTTTAGTAGGAGGAATTATGGCTTTGCGCCGGAAACGGAATTTGAAAAAGGTAAATGAAGAAAACTAA
- a CDS encoding DUF4340 domain-containing protein: protein MKKTKLILLLVLIILIGLYFILKAYQPKEKLARVFDLDTLAINRIEIYDAQNTLKMVKEGKIWRLTYPVKWEADSLKIQAFFRDVISATYDTTPMSTGKEAIDKYQQKDEEALHIIVSDGKKTVHTLFSNLNNPYDYFRYAHKNDIYQIKAKVTNNYNTELINWRSSHIVSYQEEELLQIEVTHPKNKYTLTRKGTDWHYKDSTQEFKINPYNRGLIKVLNILANLNTFIFVDDAAENYAAKFQKPYCTVKLSLTNNRSQELKFIEHTKGEYLMMIDNDSSVLFVISWDSVFRFTRHPDVFKYLEYY from the coding sequence ATGAAGAAAACTAAATTAATTCTTCTGCTGGTTCTGATTATCCTGATTGGGCTATATTTTATCCTAAAAGCTTATCAGCCGAAAGAAAAACTTGCCCGAGTTTTTGATCTGGATACTTTAGCCATCAACAGGATTGAAATCTACGACGCCCAAAATACCCTCAAAATGGTTAAAGAAGGCAAAATCTGGAGATTGACCTATCCAGTTAAATGGGAAGCTGATAGCTTGAAAATCCAGGCATTTTTTAGAGATGTGATATCTGCCACTTACGATACCACTCCTATGAGCACAGGCAAAGAGGCAATAGATAAATATCAACAGAAAGATGAAGAAGCGCTGCATATTATTGTGAGCGATGGGAAAAAAACAGTGCATACTCTATTCAGCAATTTGAACAATCCTTACGATTATTTCCGCTACGCTCACAAGAATGATATCTATCAGATAAAAGCCAAAGTTACCAATAACTATAATACGGAATTAATCAATTGGCGCTCTTCTCATATTGTCAGTTACCAAGAAGAAGAATTGCTGCAGATTGAAGTTACGCATCCCAAAAATAAATACACTCTTACCCGTAAAGGAACGGATTGGCATTATAAGGATTCCACCCAGGAATTTAAAATAAATCCGTATAATCGGGGGTTGATCAAAGTTCTGAATATCCTGGCAAATCTGAATACCTTTATCTTTGTAGATGACGCTGCGGAGAACTATGCAGCCAAATTCCAAAAGCCATATTGCACGGTAAAATTATCCTTAACCAATAACCGCTCTCAGGAACTGAAATTCATAGAACACACTAAGGGTGAATATTTAATGATGATAGATAATGATTCAAGCGTCCTTTTTGTTATCAGCTGGGATTCCGTTTTTCGCTTTACCAGGCATCCGGATGTATTCAAGTATTTGGAGTATTACTAA
- a CDS encoding GNAT family N-acetyltransferase — protein MLNLKRIKELDSELYQKITKLWQETGISKPERKDSLESIKNNLHYTGTIIIAEENEDLAGAVWVCHDYRRLYIHHMAVSPSRQNQGIGSKLLYECIAIAKELGLQAKLEVNIDNPAAFHLYQKSGFTELTGYRVLIKRDV, from the coding sequence ATGCTAAACCTGAAAAGAATCAAAGAACTGGATAGTGAACTATATCAAAAGATAACAAAACTGTGGCAAGAAACGGGAATCAGCAAACCGGAACGCAAGGACTCCTTGGAATCCATAAAGAATAATCTACATTATACTGGCACTATTATCATTGCAGAAGAAAATGAAGACCTGGCAGGCGCCGTTTGGGTATGCCACGATTATCGTCGTCTTTACATTCACCATATGGCTGTTTCTCCTTCCAGGCAAAATCAAGGCATCGGAAGTAAGCTGCTATATGAATGTATTGCCATAGCCAAAGAGCTTGGTTTGCAAGCCAAATTGGAAGTTAATATCGACAATCCTGCCGCCTTTCATCTTTATCAGAAATCTGGCTTTACAGAACTTACCGGTTACAGAGTGCTCATTAAAAGAGATGTTTGA
- a CDS encoding ATP-dependent 6-phosphofructokinase → MKKRLLVATGGGDCPGLNAVIRAIVKRAALEHNWEVLGSIDAFNGILQDPMHIIELTPEIVAGIHVRGGTIIGTTNKGGPFSWPIKNPDGTWTAVDRSQDFMDRLRYQNIEALINIGGDGSQRISQQLYELGCPVIGVPKTIDNDLSATDFTFGFQTAVDIATDAVDKLVTTAASHHRILILEVMGRYAGWIALHSAIAGGAEVCLIPEIPYSIDKVMEAINERIDRGHDFANIVIAEGARPIGGDMTFQPSEEPGAMKMKLGGAGLRLSQELKDAGCTIDIRETILGHLQRGGTPNAFDRILASQFGVKAFELVLEQKWGSMVAYHHPNIVAVPLAEAIRQYNYIDVSSDLVATARGLGISLGD, encoded by the coding sequence ATGAAAAAACGATTACTTGTAGCAACGGGCGGGGGTGATTGCCCCGGCTTAAATGCAGTTATCAGAGCTATTGTAAAAAGAGCTGCTCTTGAACACAATTGGGAGGTTTTAGGTAGCATTGATGCTTTTAACGGAATTTTACAAGACCCGATGCACATTATTGAACTAACTCCCGAAATAGTTGCCGGAATTCATGTTCGGGGAGGAACCATCATCGGAACGACCAATAAAGGGGGTCCTTTCTCCTGGCCCATTAAAAATCCCGATGGAACCTGGACTGCCGTAGATCGCTCTCAGGACTTTATGGACCGCCTGCGTTATCAAAATATTGAAGCATTAATCAATATTGGCGGCGATGGTTCGCAACGAATATCTCAACAACTTTACGAACTTGGCTGTCCCGTTATCGGAGTGCCTAAAACGATTGATAATGATCTTTCAGCCACGGATTTCACTTTCGGATTTCAAACCGCGGTAGATATTGCTACCGATGCTGTGGATAAACTTGTTACCACTGCCGCAAGTCATCATCGTATCCTAATTTTGGAAGTTATGGGTCGTTATGCAGGTTGGATAGCGCTTCATTCTGCCATCGCGGGAGGCGCGGAGGTCTGTTTGATTCCTGAAATTCCCTATAGCATAGATAAAGTAATGGAAGCAATCAATGAACGCATAGACAGAGGTCACGATTTTGCCAATATTGTAATTGCGGAAGGTGCCAGACCCATAGGGGGAGATATGACTTTTCAGCCAAGTGAAGAACCGGGAGCAATGAAAATGAAATTAGGGGGAGCGGGTTTACGACTGTCTCAGGAATTGAAAGATGCCGGCTGCACCATTGATATTCGCGAAACCATTTTAGGGCATTTGCAAAGAGGTGGAACTCCGAATGCCTTTGACCGGATTTTGGCTTCCCAATTTGGGGTAAAGGCATTTGAACTTGTTTTAGAACAAAAATGGGGCTCTATGGTTGCCTATCATCATCCTAATATTGTAGCTGTTCCTTTGGCGGAAGCCATCCGACAATATAACTATATTGATGTTTCATCGGACTTAGTGGCAACCGCACGCGGGCTAGGTATTTCTTTAGGAGATTGA